The following proteins are encoded in a genomic region of Oncorhynchus keta strain PuntledgeMale-10-30-2019 chromosome 35, Oket_V2, whole genome shotgun sequence:
- the nenf gene encoding neudesin, protein MNVVEACPNSQTTMVTPVQLFITFVLLVLSLADDNKLKHKPASKPVRLFTDEDLKRHDGSEDGHPIYMAIKGVVFDVTKGKEFYGKDGPYNALVGKDCTRAVAKMSLEPADLTSDTTGLTEEQLQSLESVFEGTYKTKYPIVGYTAIRILNQDGSPNEDFKPEDQPHFNIRDEF, encoded by the exons ATGAATGTTGTTGAGGCTTGTCCAAATAGCCAGACAACCATGGTAACACCAGTGCAACTTTTTATCACATTTGTGCTTCTCGTGTTGAGTTTGGCAGACGATAATAAACTAAAACACAAACCAGCCTCAAAACCGGTCCGACTGTTCACAGACGAAGATTTAAAAAGGCACGATGGGAGTGAG GACGGGCATCCCATTTACATGGCCATAAAAGGAGTGGTATTTGATGTCACCAAGGGGAAAG AGTTCTATGGGAAAGATGGACCATACAATGCCTTGGTTGGAAAGGACTGCACCAGGGCTGTGGCCAAAATGTCCCTTGAGCCAGCTGATCTGACTTCTGACACT acgggccttactgaagagcagCTCCAATCCCTAGAGAGTGTATTTGAGGGCACGTACAAGACAAAGTACCCTATTGTAGGCTACACTGCCATACGCATCCTCAACCAGGATGGAAGCCCCAATGAGGACTTCAAGCCTGAAGACCAACCTCATTTTAACATCAGAGACGAGTTCTAA